The following are encoded together in the Glycine max cultivar Williams 82 chromosome 8, Glycine_max_v4.0, whole genome shotgun sequence genome:
- the LOC100801778 gene encoding protein unc-45 homolog A: MAAPNRIERAHQMYRDGRYEEALGFYTEAIAMAKTNPQKIALHSNRAACYLKLHDFKKAAEECTSVLELDHKHSGALMLRAQTLVTLKEYHSALFDVNRLLELNPSSEVYQNLQARLKTQLALTPIPESEEEEFEEQEDEEPEVISQRENENKEMGEKYSSISNIGTDQKVELGKGIIIADCAPHETDLKFSSKQGRNQNNEPKKSTADAIAPKAPNKESTEQHSKGWQTIPKPKGHSALDYARWDSVEDDSSDDDDEDEDEESLPQYRFRVRTVGVRPVK; encoded by the exons ATGGCAGCGCCGAACAGGATCGAACGCGCCCACCAGATGTACCGCGACGGACGTTACGAAGAGGCGTTAGGGTTCTACACGGAGGCAATCGCCATGGCCAAGACCAACCCTCAGAAGATCGCTTTGCATAGCAACCGAGCCGCGTGCTATCTCAAGCTTCACGATTTCAAAAAG GCAGCAGAAGAGTGTACTTCAGTGCTTGAGCTTGATCACAAGCACAGTGGGGCATTGATGCTGCGGGCTCAAACGCTAGTCACCCTGAAGGAGTACCATTCAGCACTTTTTGATGTCAACAGACTCTTAGAGTTGAATCCATCTTCAGAGGTTTATCAAAATCTTCAAGCTCGTTTGAAGACACAATTG GCACTTACTCCAATACCAGAATCAGAAGAAGAGGAGTTTGAAGAACAGGAAGATGAGGAGCCTGAAGTGATATCACAAAGGGAGAATGAAAACAAAGAGATGGGAGAGAAATATTCGTCGATTTCTAATATTGGGACAGATCAAAAGGTTGAGCTTGGCAAAGGTATTATTATTGCTGATTGTGCTCCCCATGAAACAGACCTCAAGTTTTCATCCAAGCAAGGAAGAAACCAAAACAATGAGCCTAAGAAGTCCACAGCAGATGCTATAGCTCCTAAAGCACCAAACAAGGAATCTACCGAGCAACATTCAAAAGGATGGCAAACAATTCCAAAACCAAAAGGACATTCAGCTCTAGACTACGCACGGTGGGACAGTGTTGAAGATGATTCCAGTGATGATGacgatgaagatgaagatgaagagtCTCTGCCTCAGTACCGATTTCGTGTAAGAACAGTTGGTGTCCGTCCTGTAAAGTGA